Proteins from one Paraburkholderia sp. BL10I2N1 genomic window:
- a CDS encoding CYTH domain-containing protein yields MGMEREIKLALPADQFDMATQLFITRTGNTGHAIRLENIYFDTPAWTLARSKSALRLRRTPDGWLQTFKTAGAAKDGLHSRHEWEMPVAGEALEIDALLRECDVPDVAAALRQAAPKLIELFRTDFTRTLWLVQQDGAEIEVAIDQGEVIAEVNGATRRAPISEVELELKHGDEAALHALARELSAHIPGLAPDDISKAQRGYRLREQ; encoded by the coding sequence GGGTATGGAGCGTGAAATCAAGCTGGCGTTGCCGGCAGATCAGTTTGATATGGCCACGCAGCTTTTCATCACGCGCACGGGCAACACCGGTCACGCAATCAGGCTCGAAAACATTTACTTCGATACGCCTGCATGGACGCTCGCCCGTTCGAAAAGCGCACTTCGGCTGAGACGCACGCCGGATGGCTGGCTTCAGACGTTCAAGACAGCAGGCGCGGCGAAGGACGGACTGCATAGCCGCCATGAGTGGGAAATGCCGGTGGCGGGCGAAGCGCTGGAAATCGATGCGCTGCTGCGCGAGTGCGATGTACCCGATGTCGCAGCGGCGCTTCGTCAGGCCGCGCCGAAGTTGATCGAACTGTTCCGCACCGATTTCACGCGAACGCTTTGGCTGGTGCAGCAGGATGGCGCCGAAATCGAAGTGGCGATCGATCAGGGCGAAGTCATCGCCGAGGTGAACGGCGCCACTCGCCGTGCGCCCATTTCCGAAGTCGAACTGGAACTGAAGCACGGCGACGAAGCGGCGCTACACGCGCTTGCCCGGGAACTATCGGCGCACATTCCCGGCCTCGCGCCCGACGATATCAGCAAGGCTCAGCGCGGATACCGTCTACGCGAGCAGTGA
- a CDS encoding uracil-DNA glycosylase, translating to MTSATRSRSPSSQASLFSDQTDSHDKASSSTQSTDIITLEAQFDALPPAWRTHLRPFIDSDAYAPLCRFVDGERAAGKTVYPVDVFRALRLTSPDDVKVVILGQDPYHGEDRGTPQAHGLAFSVPPSVRPPPSLRNIFKEIAANFGHDTPRHGCLDTWARQGVLLLNTVLTVERDSAASHAKRGWEKCTDTLIHELAMRHEGLVFMLWGAHAQAKRGLLGGRSHCVLEAPHPSPLSAHRGFLGCRHFVLANEYLKQRGRQPIDWRLPEEAQTLA from the coding sequence ATGACCTCCGCTACCCGCTCCCGTTCTCCGTCGTCGCAGGCTTCGCTGTTCAGCGACCAGACAGACAGTCACGACAAGGCTTCGTCGTCGACCCAATCGACAGACATCATCACGCTCGAAGCCCAGTTCGACGCACTGCCGCCCGCCTGGCGCACACATCTGCGTCCGTTCATCGACAGTGATGCCTACGCACCGCTTTGCCGTTTCGTCGACGGTGAGCGCGCAGCGGGCAAAACCGTCTATCCCGTCGACGTTTTTCGCGCACTGCGCCTCACCAGCCCCGACGACGTCAAGGTCGTGATCCTCGGCCAGGATCCATATCACGGTGAAGATCGCGGCACCCCGCAGGCGCATGGACTTGCGTTCTCTGTACCGCCGTCGGTTCGGCCGCCACCGTCGCTGCGCAACATCTTCAAGGAAATCGCCGCGAATTTCGGTCATGACACGCCGCGTCACGGCTGTCTCGACACCTGGGCACGGCAAGGCGTGCTGTTGCTGAACACGGTGCTGACCGTTGAGCGTGATTCGGCGGCAAGCCATGCAAAACGCGGCTGGGAAAAATGCACCGACACGCTGATTCACGAACTCGCGATGCGTCACGAAGGGCTCGTGTTCATGTTGTGGGGCGCGCATGCGCAGGCAAAGCGCGGGTTGCTCGGCGGTCGATCGCACTGCGTGCTGGAGGCGCCGCACCCATCGCCATTGTCGGCACATCGCGGTTTTCTCGGTTGCCGGCATTTCGTGCTGGCCAACGAATACCTTAAACAACGCGGTCGCCAGCCGATTGACTGGCGTCTGCCGGAAGAAGCGCAGACCCTGGCCTAG